The Polyangium aurulentum genomic interval CCAATCTGGCGCCACGATGAGCTTTCAGGGGAAGGGAATCGCGACGTTCGGCGAGTACCAGGGCCAATTTCAGTTCATCTCGGAGACCAAGGCGTATTTCTTCGACGGCCCCACGGGGCAGGTCGTCATCTGGAATCCGAAGGAGATGACGATTACCGGCCAGATCCCGCTCGATGGGCTCGTGCTCGCGGATGCCACCTTGACCTTCACCGCTGCGCCGCTGCGCCGGGGCGACGACGTGATCACCTTTGCAGGCTTCCGGAATGGGCCGGAGGTGCCGAGCCGCGCGGCGGTCGTCGTCGTGAACAGCAAGACGGACGAGGCGACCGTCGTGACGGACGATCGCTGCGGATACGTGCGCGACGGCATCGAAGGACCCGACGGCAAAATCTACATGGCCACGGAGGCGTACGGCGCAGCGGTCCACCGGCTGAACAATGACAATGCCGAGCCGCCTTGCATGCTACGCTTCGATCCGGCGACGAAGAAGTTCGACACCGCATTCCACGTGGAGCTCGGCACGCTCTTTGGCGGACAAACCGCCGGCTCGCTCACCCGCGGGCCGGGCAACGAAGCCTACCTGCGGGTGCTGGACGAGAGCGTCTTCCCGGTCATGCCGGACACGCACCCGCGCGTCCTGGCGAGCGCCGCGGCCTGGAAATGGGCGACCGTGACGCTCGGGGATACTCCAACGGCCGAGGTGCTCGCCGCCGCGCCCAACAATGGGAGCGTCATCCCGCTCGAGCTCGGCGACCAGAGCTTCGTGGCGCTCTTCCAGGGCCAGGATTCCACGAAGCTCCTCGAGCTCGGGGCGAATGGCCCCGGCGATGTGGCCCTGAGCGCGCCGGGCCTAGTATTCTCGGCCGTGAAGATCCGATGATGCGAAGCGATTCCGCTGAGGGGGCTCCGGCGAAGCAGGCCGGGGCCCCTCGCCCGCGCAGAGTATACGGCGCCGTGATGAAAATCGTGCGGCGCCTGCACATGTACCTCGGCCTGCTCGTTTTTCCCTGGGTGCTGCTCTTCGGGATCAGCGGCGCGCTCTTCAATCATCCGGAGATCGGGCGGGACATCGAGCGGCGGGAAATCTCGCAGGAGGAGCTGACCGGGCTCACGGGGATGAAACCCTGGAATCCGGACGAGATCGCGCAAAGAGTCGTCGCGCAGCTCAATGCCGGCTCCCCGGGAGGTTATGCGGTCGACTCGTCCGCCCCGAGCGCCTTTTCGGGCTGGCCCCTGCTCGCCACCCCGAGCCGCAGCGGAGGACGGCACGTGTTGATCCTCAGCCTCGACGGCGGCGGAGCGACGGTCTCCACCCATGCCCCGGAGCCGAAGGCCGATCCTCCTCCCTTTGCCGGTGCGACCATCGAATTGCCAGAATACAGAATGGCGGCGGTGCAGGACCAGGTGAAGGAACTCTTGCCCAAGCTGGGAATTGACGCGCCCGGCCCCTTGCGGGCGCATCCGAAGATCCACCCCGAGCTGCATTTCCGCGTGCGCGATGCCAATGCCCGCGCGTGGAACGTCGTCTACGACCTCGGCACGGGCCAGCTCGACGGGCGCCCAGCCGGTCCGGGGCAGCTCGGCTTCGTGGAATTGCTGGGCAAGCTCCACACGACGCACCATTTCCCCGTTCACGGCGACATGGCCTGGCTCTTCGCGCTCTTCGCGGACATTACCGGCATCACGCTGGCGTTGTGGGCGTTCAGCGGCCTCGTCATGTGGTGGCAGATGAAGCCCACGCGGGTCCTCGGCGCGATTGCGATTGCGATCGCCGTGGCCGCCGCCGCGCTGGTCATGCGCGGGACGGCCTCGGAGATTCAGTTCGGCAATCTGCAGAATGATGGCCCCTGAAGGCCCCGTTCCGGCGGCGTCAGGCGCCCAGCGTGGCGCCGCCATCGACGCAGAGATCGTGCATGGTGATGTGCCGCGCCTGCTCCGAGAGCAGGAACAACACCGCGCCCGCGACGTCTCTCGGATCGGCCATTCTCTGAAGGGGGATCCCCAACCGAAACGCGTCGGGAGCACCGTCGATGACGGCCTGCGCGCCTTTGCCGTCCTTCCATAAGGATCGCTGCATCGGCGTGTCCGTCGAGCCCGGTGAGACCACGTTGCACCGGATGCCGTGCTGCGCGAGCTCGAGGCCGAGGCATTTGGTGAACATCGTGGAGGCCGCTTTCGAGGCCGCGTACACCGACATGTTCATGCGCGGCGTCCGCGCGGCGTTGGAGCCCACGGTCACGATGGCGCCAGATCGACGCGGCACCATGCGTCGGGCCACCGCCTGGCAAAGGTAAAACACCCCCCTGGCATTGACCGCGAAGCTTCGCTCCCAGTCCTCGTCGCGCAGCGTTTCGAGGGCGCCGACGTGCAGCACACCAGCGACGTTGACCAGAAAATCGATGGGGCCAAGCTCGCGTTCGATTCTGTCCACCGCTGCGTCGACGGCTTCCCTGTCCGTGACGTCCGCGGGGAACGGTTCCGCGCGGTGGCCGCTCGCTTGCATCTGGGCGACCACTGCGTAGAGTCGCTCCGGGTTCGAATCCAGCGTGGCCACTGTCGCGCCGCGCGCGGCGAGCGCTCGCGCGACGGCCTCTCCGATCCCCTGGGCGGCGCCCGTCACGAGCGCGATTTTACCCGCGAGCTCCATGGGCCTGCTCCCCCTCCGGTCCGGTCCATCGCGCGCCGCGTGGCAATCGAGGGGAGAGGAGCTCCCACCAATCTGCGATCGTCGCGCTTTCGGCGAGCTCCACGAACGAGATCTCGATCCCCGCATTGCGCAACCGCTCGACGAGGGTCATGAGACGGATGGAATCGAGGCCCAGATCGAGGAGCGAGTCGCCGTCCAGAATCTCGGAAACGGGCCGCTCCAAGAGGTCGGCGACCTCGCTGCGCAGGAGCTTCAGGTCGAGCGGCGCATGGAGAGGCGACCTCTCCACGAGCGCGTCGAGCACGTCGCGGGTCGAGAGCACGACGCCGCACCGCTGCGACACGTACGTCATTGCCATCTCGTGCCAGTTCCGCGTGAAATCGGAGGTCGCGTCGGCCACGAAGAACGGCTGCACGTCGTTCATGAACGCCTCGCCTGCGGTCAACATGCACCCGATGTGCGCATAGACGCCGCAGATGATGAGCTGATCGCGACGCCAGCGGCGCATGAGGTCGAGGAGCTCGGTGCGTTGAAAAGCGCTGTAGCGCCACTTCGTGAGGACGGTGTCCGTTTCCCCCGGCGACAGCTCGTTCACGATCGCATGCTTGTGCGGCTGTGCTGTCAATCCGGGGCCCCAGAAGTCGAGGAGCAGGCCGCGTTCCTCGGCCGTCTGCTCGGGCGGCTGCATCGTATAAACGACCGGGATCCCGAGCGCCGCGCACCGCTTTCGCACCTGCCGGATGTTCTCCAGGAGCTCGACGACGGGCGACGCCCGGGTGTCGTAATAATCGAGGAAGTACTGCTGCATGTCGTGGATGAGAAGGACCGCGCGGCCCGGATCCGGCGTCCACGACATCCGGTTGTTCGGCAACTCGTCCTTCCGCGGCATGAAATAAGGCTGAATGCTAGGGATTCCCATGGTCTGTCTTCTCCGCTCGTGATTGGGCGAGCTTGTCGGCGATCCAGCGGCGGAGCGCCTTTTTGTCCACCTTGCCCACGCTCGTCTTGGGCAGGTCGTCGAAAAGCTCGATGCGGTCGGGGATCTTGTAGGGGGCGAGGCCGCGCGCGCGCAGGAATGCCGTGAGCTCACCCGCGGTCAGGGGCCGCTCCCGCGCGACGACGAACGCGCACGAGCGCTCGCCGAGGAATGCATCCGGCATGGCGACGAGCGCCACGTCGCGCACCGCAGGATGCGCCAGGACATGATTCTCTATCTCCTCGGCCGCGATCTTCTCGCCGCCGCGGTTGATCTGATCCTTCGCACGTCCCTCCACGACGAGGTCACCCGATGGCGTTCGCCGCACGAGGTCCCCCGTGCGGTAGAAGCCATCGCGCGTGAATGCCCTCTCATTGTGGGCTTCGGCCTTGTAATATCCGCGAATGGTATAGGGGCCACGCGTGAGCAGGTGCCCAACCTGCCCGGCCTCTACGTCACGATCGTCCTCGTCGACGATGCGGACCTCGTCGTCCGGAGAAATGGGCCGACCCTGGGTCCGTACGATGACGTCCTCGGGGTCGTCGAGACGGGTGTAATTGACGAGCCCCTCGGCCATTCCGAACACCTGCTGTAGGGGACAGCCGAGAATGCCGCGCACACGGCGCGCGACCTCCTCGCTCAGCTTTGCGCCGCCCACCTGTAGCAAGCGGAGGCTCGAAAGATCATGCCGGGTGTTTCGCGCTGCTTCGAGCCAGACTGCGGCCAGGGGCGGCACGACGGCGGTCAGCGTGACGCGCTCCTTTTCGATCCAGCGGAATGCCTCGTCCGGGCTCGGGCGCCGGCAGAGCACGACGCGGCCGCCTGCATGGAGCACCCCCAGGCTGCCGGGAGAGCTCAGCGTGAAATTGTGCGCGGCGGGCAATGCCACGAGGTAGACGCTGTCCGTATCGAGCGCGCAGATCTCCGCGCTGGCCCGGACGCTGTAGAGGTAATCGTCATGGGTTCGGGGGATCAGCTTGGGCACCCCGGTGCTGCCGCCCGAAAGCTGAAACAAGGCGACGTCCCAGGGCGCGGCCTCCGGGAAGCCCGAGGGCTCTCCGTACACGCTCTCAAGCGAGGTGAATGGCCCTTGCTCGCCGACGACGAGGACGTGCTTCACGGTCGGCGCTTCGGCCCGGACCTGCTCGGCGAGGGCGCGGTAATCGAATCCGCCGTCCTTGTCGGCGATGATGTACGCGACGGCCTCGGTGAAACGACAGAAGTACGAGATCTCGGATCGCCGATGCGCAGGCAGCGCGAACACGGGGAGCGCGCCCAGCCGGAACAACGCGAAGCAGACCTCGAACAGCTCCACGACGTTCGGGAGCTGCACCACGACGCGATCCCTCGGTCGGATGCCCAGCTCAAGCAAACCGGCCGCGAGGCGTGAGGCGCGCGTATCGAGTT includes:
- a CDS encoding PepSY domain-containing protein — translated: MKIVRRLHMYLGLLVFPWVLLFGISGALFNHPEIGRDIERREISQEELTGLTGMKPWNPDEIAQRVVAQLNAGSPGGYAVDSSAPSAFSGWPLLATPSRSGGRHVLILSLDGGGATVSTHAPEPKADPPPFAGATIELPEYRMAAVQDQVKELLPKLGIDAPGPLRAHPKIHPELHFRVRDANARAWNVVYDLGTGQLDGRPAGPGQLGFVELLGKLHTTHHFPVHGDMAWLFALFADITGITLALWAFSGLVMWWQMKPTRVLGAIAIAIAVAAAALVMRGTASEIQFGNLQNDGP
- a CDS encoding 2,3-dihydro-2,3-dihydroxybenzoate dehydrogenase; amino-acid sequence: MELAGKIALVTGAAQGIGEAVARALAARGATVATLDSNPERLYAVVAQMQASGHRAEPFPADVTDREAVDAAVDRIERELGPIDFLVNVAGVLHVGALETLRDEDWERSFAVNARGVFYLCQAVARRMVPRRSGAIVTVGSNAARTPRMNMSVYAASKAASTMFTKCLGLELAQHGIRCNVVSPGSTDTPMQRSLWKDGKGAQAVIDGAPDAFRLGIPLQRMADPRDVAGAVLFLLSEQARHITMHDLCVDGGATLGA
- a CDS encoding isochorismatase family protein, whose translation is MGIPSIQPYFMPRKDELPNNRMSWTPDPGRAVLLIHDMQQYFLDYYDTRASPVVELLENIRQVRKRCAALGIPVVYTMQPPEQTAEERGLLLDFWGPGLTAQPHKHAIVNELSPGETDTVLTKWRYSAFQRTELLDLMRRWRRDQLIICGVYAHIGCMLTAGEAFMNDVQPFFVADATSDFTRNWHEMAMTYVSQRCGVVLSTRDVLDALVERSPLHAPLDLKLLRSEVADLLERPVSEILDGDSLLDLGLDSIRLMTLVERLRNAGIEISFVELAESATIADWWELLSPRLPRGARWTGPEGEQAHGARG
- a CDS encoding (2,3-dihydroxybenzoyl)adenylate synthase, whose translation is MCADESRETHALEGFTPWPADFAERYRRAGYWQGETFSNFLRTRAERFGDRIALVGDQRRLTYRELDTRASRLAAGLLELGIRPRDRVVVQLPNVVELFEVCFALFRLGALPVFALPAHRRSEISYFCRFTEAVAYIIADKDGGFDYRALAEQVRAEAPTVKHVLVVGEQGPFTSLESVYGEPSGFPEAAPWDVALFQLSGGSTGVPKLIPRTHDDYLYSVRASAEICALDTDSVYLVALPAAHNFTLSSPGSLGVLHAGGRVVLCRRPSPDEAFRWIEKERVTLTAVVPPLAAVWLEAARNTRHDLSSLRLLQVGGAKLSEEVARRVRGILGCPLQQVFGMAEGLVNYTRLDDPEDVIVRTQGRPISPDDEVRIVDEDDRDVEAGQVGHLLTRGPYTIRGYYKAEAHNERAFTRDGFYRTGDLVRRTPSGDLVVEGRAKDQINRGGEKIAAEEIENHVLAHPAVRDVALVAMPDAFLGERSCAFVVARERPLTAGELTAFLRARGLAPYKIPDRIELFDDLPKTSVGKVDKKALRRWIADKLAQSRAEKTDHGNP